One genomic window of Niveibacterium sp. SC-1 includes the following:
- a CDS encoding LysR family transcriptional regulator, translating to MLKNVTTRQLRVFEVAAASLSFSRAAEQLFLTQPAVSMQIKLLEEDVGTPLFLREGKRLSLTEAGRELLRHARIILGQIREAGEALTTLGGSLRGQLHLGVVSPAHYFAPALLAGFRERYPDVTFKLSEAPREDILAMLNDYEIELAIGGYPPSEAEIEAEQFATHPHCIVAAPDHPLAGRRKIRWEALRDEPFIYRELGSATREFLEHLLQSQAMQVRATMEFSGNESVKQAVMCGLGISFLSAHCFQVELAAGRLVVLDVEGMPKTLDWHLLHRRERTLAGINAAFREFVLGEGRVLARCAVA from the coding sequence ATGCTCAAGAACGTCACCACCCGCCAGTTGCGCGTCTTCGAAGTCGCGGCCGCCAGCCTGAGTTTCTCGCGCGCGGCGGAGCAGCTCTTCCTCACGCAGCCGGCGGTCTCGATGCAGATCAAGCTGCTGGAGGAAGACGTCGGCACGCCGCTCTTCCTGCGCGAGGGCAAGCGCCTCTCGCTCACCGAGGCAGGGCGGGAGCTGCTGCGCCATGCGCGCATCATCCTCGGCCAGATCCGCGAGGCGGGCGAGGCGCTCACCACCCTGGGCGGCAGCCTGCGCGGCCAGCTGCATCTGGGCGTGGTGTCGCCCGCACACTACTTCGCGCCGGCGTTGCTGGCGGGCTTCCGCGAGCGCTATCCGGACGTGACCTTCAAGCTTTCGGAAGCGCCGCGCGAAGACATCCTCGCGATGCTCAACGACTACGAGATCGAGTTGGCAATCGGTGGCTATCCGCCCAGCGAGGCGGAGATCGAGGCCGAGCAGTTCGCCACCCATCCGCATTGCATCGTCGCTGCACCCGACCATCCGCTCGCCGGCCGTCGCAAGATCCGCTGGGAAGCCCTGCGCGACGAACCCTTCATCTACCGCGAGCTGGGTTCGGCCACGCGCGAGTTCCTGGAGCACCTGCTGCAGTCGCAGGCCATGCAGGTGCGGGCAACGATGGAGTTTTCCGGCAACGAGTCGGTCAAGCAGGCGGTGATGTGCGGGCTGGGCATCAGCTTTCTCTCCGCCCACTGCTTCCAGGTGGAGCTCGCGGCAGGGCGCCTGGTCGTGCTCGATGTGGAAGGCATGCCCAAGACCCTGGACTGGCACCTGCTGCACCGGCGCGAGCGTACGCTGGCGGGCATCAACGCGGCCTTCCGCGAGTTCGTGCTGGGCGAAGGCCGCGTGTTGGCGCGCTGCGCGGTCGCCTGA
- a CDS encoding response regulator — protein sequence MKSLFSTLERLGLGQKLALGFGSILLITLGLGLHHIRMQTRLNEAVFSVYQNDLLGISNCKDALIHFSQRGRALRQAILSRGKEDRDYALSLVAQAQTGLDRALVELRPGIVREENKRHLAEFERAYGAYRGMVDEAVQALERGEVENAREIVSRPEFQAFGLRANNALNLLAEVKEEGARQRVLEVQAMARYDRYLTYTGLVFGLGLGVLFSLLFGRSVRLPSLRLRRSVEKLAAGELNASVPHTDYPNEIGIVARAIEVLRLEAQKGKRMEEEIKRTNFLTDIALELTASGYWVVDYSDPDYYYQSERAARLLGEELKPDGRYHLQDEWFSRLVAADPEGAARTSERYQGAIEGRYDKYESVYAYRRPADGQIIWLHAFGKVVRDPESRKIQYMYGAYQDVTAQKAAEQELRIARETALEATRAKSEFLANMSHEIRTPMNAIIGMSHLALQTDLDGRQRNYIEKVQRAGENLLGVINDILDISKIEAGKMSIEQVDFNLEDVMDNLASLVGLKAEDKGLELLFNIAADVPTDLVGDPLRIAQILTNLGNNAVKFTDAGEIVAGVQRLGGDDTYVELGFYVRDSGIGMAPEVCEKLFQSFSQADASTTRKYGGTGLGLAICKNLVEMMGGRIWVESEVGKGSTFRFRVGFSVQRTPRPRRMFRADELLGVRVIVVDDNASAREILSTMARTFGLEVDVADSGPQAINMVAAAEAKSLHYDLVLMDWKMPGMDGVEAVQKLGESRLKRPPAVIMVTAYGREDVLVSAAGRGVEVTSILTKPVTPSNLLEAIGQVLGRGQIVETRANEKSQHNTEAMAQLRGARVLLVEDNDMNQELAMALLTNVGMEVVVANNGQEALDILARDARFDGILMDCQMPVMDGYEATRALRRDPAFAQIPILAMTANAMADDKQKVLDAGMHDHIAKPLNVGTLFQTLARWIKPAGGVSLAAGEGRALGGDADAAALPPAIAGIDMKAGMATAMNDAALYRRLLVRFRDGQADFAGLFAEARGGEDASAPARVAHTLKGTAGNIGAKGVQAVAGELESACRERAPDPQIALLLGKVEAALGPVLAALQALGSSTVPSADAGGPAVDMSQLDELAEQLRTLLADSDMEAADLLERHAALFRAGYPAQWSQIRKGVSDFDFDSALTALDEAQGRVRA from the coding sequence GTGAAGTCCCTCTTCTCTACGTTGGAAAGATTGGGCCTCGGCCAGAAACTGGCACTGGGCTTCGGCAGCATCCTGCTGATCACGCTGGGCCTCGGGCTGCATCACATCCGGATGCAGACCCGCCTGAACGAAGCCGTGTTCTCGGTCTACCAGAACGATCTGCTTGGCATCTCGAACTGCAAGGATGCCCTCATCCACTTCTCCCAACGCGGGCGCGCCCTGCGGCAGGCCATCCTGTCGCGCGGCAAGGAGGATCGCGACTACGCCCTGAGCCTTGTCGCGCAGGCGCAGACCGGTCTGGACCGGGCCTTGGTCGAGTTGCGGCCCGGGATCGTCAGGGAAGAGAACAAGCGCCACCTGGCCGAGTTCGAGCGCGCCTACGGCGCCTACCGTGGGATGGTGGATGAGGCGGTCCAGGCGCTCGAACGCGGGGAGGTGGAGAACGCCCGCGAGATCGTGTCGCGGCCCGAGTTCCAGGCCTTCGGCCTGCGGGCCAACAACGCGTTGAACCTGCTCGCGGAGGTCAAGGAGGAGGGCGCGCGGCAGCGCGTGCTCGAAGTCCAGGCCATGGCGCGCTACGACCGATACCTCACCTACACGGGTCTCGTCTTTGGCCTGGGCCTGGGAGTGCTTTTCAGCCTGCTGTTCGGCCGCTCCGTGCGGCTGCCGAGCCTGCGCCTGCGCAGGTCGGTCGAGAAGCTGGCCGCTGGCGAACTCAATGCGAGCGTGCCGCACACCGACTATCCGAACGAGATCGGCATCGTCGCGCGCGCCATCGAAGTCCTGCGTCTCGAAGCCCAGAAGGGCAAGCGCATGGAGGAGGAGATCAAGCGCACCAACTTCCTCACCGATATCGCGCTGGAGCTGACGGCGAGCGGCTACTGGGTCGTCGACTACTCGGATCCCGACTACTACTACCAGTCCGAACGCGCGGCGCGGCTGCTGGGCGAGGAGCTCAAACCCGACGGCCGCTACCACCTGCAGGACGAGTGGTTCAGCCGTCTCGTTGCAGCGGATCCGGAAGGGGCTGCGCGCACTTCCGAGCGCTACCAGGGCGCGATCGAAGGGCGCTATGACAAATACGAATCCGTCTACGCCTACAGGCGACCGGCCGATGGGCAGATCATCTGGCTGCATGCCTTCGGCAAGGTGGTGCGCGATCCCGAGTCGCGCAAGATCCAGTACATGTATGGCGCCTACCAGGACGTCACCGCGCAGAAGGCCGCCGAGCAGGAGCTGAGGATCGCCCGCGAGACCGCGCTGGAGGCAACGCGCGCCAAGAGCGAATTCCTCGCCAACATGAGCCACGAGATCCGCACGCCGATGAACGCCATCATCGGCATGTCGCACCTCGCGCTGCAGACCGATCTGGACGGGCGTCAGCGCAACTACATCGAGAAGGTCCAGCGCGCGGGCGAGAACCTCCTGGGCGTGATCAACGACATCCTGGATATCTCGAAGATCGAGGCCGGCAAGATGTCGATCGAGCAGGTCGACTTCAACCTTGAGGATGTCATGGACAACCTCGCCAGCCTGGTCGGCCTCAAGGCCGAGGACAAAGGGCTGGAACTGCTGTTCAACATCGCCGCCGATGTGCCCACCGACCTGGTGGGCGATCCGCTGCGCATCGCCCAGATCCTCACCAACCTGGGTAACAACGCGGTCAAGTTCACCGATGCCGGAGAGATCGTGGCCGGCGTCCAGCGGCTCGGGGGCGACGATACCTACGTGGAGCTGGGCTTCTACGTGAGGGACTCGGGCATCGGCATGGCCCCCGAGGTCTGCGAGAAGCTCTTCCAGTCCTTCAGCCAGGCCGATGCCTCCACCACCCGGAAATACGGCGGCACCGGCCTCGGGCTGGCGATCTGCAAGAACCTGGTCGAGATGATGGGCGGACGGATCTGGGTCGAGAGCGAGGTGGGCAAGGGCTCCACTTTCCGCTTCCGTGTCGGCTTCTCCGTGCAGCGCACGCCGCGGCCGCGTCGGATGTTCCGCGCCGACGAGCTGCTGGGCGTGCGGGTGATCGTGGTCGATGACAACGCTTCGGCCCGCGAGATCCTCTCCACGATGGCCCGCACCTTCGGGTTGGAAGTGGACGTGGCCGACAGCGGCCCGCAGGCCATCAACATGGTGGCCGCCGCGGAAGCGAAATCGCTGCACTACGACCTGGTCCTGATGGACTGGAAGATGCCGGGCATGGATGGCGTTGAGGCGGTCCAGAAACTCGGAGAGAGCCGGCTCAAGCGGCCGCCGGCCGTGATCATGGTGACCGCCTACGGACGCGAGGACGTGCTGGTCTCGGCGGCCGGACGCGGCGTGGAGGTCACCTCGATCCTGACCAAGCCTGTGACGCCTTCCAATCTGCTGGAGGCAATCGGACAGGTCCTGGGCAGGGGCCAGATCGTCGAGACGCGCGCGAACGAGAAGAGCCAGCACAACACCGAGGCCATGGCGCAGCTGCGCGGCGCGCGGGTCCTGCTGGTCGAGGACAACGACATGAACCAGGAACTGGCCATGGCGCTGCTCACCAATGTCGGGATGGAGGTCGTCGTGGCCAACAATGGCCAGGAGGCCCTCGACATCCTGGCGCGGGACGCCCGCTTCGACGGCATCCTGATGGACTGCCAGATGCCGGTGATGGACGGCTACGAGGCCACCCGCGCCTTGCGGCGCGACCCGGCCTTCGCGCAGATACCCATCCTGGCGATGACTGCGAACGCCATGGCCGACGACAAGCAGAAGGTCCTGGACGCGGGCATGCACGACCACATCGCCAAGCCGCTCAACGTGGGCACGCTCTTTCAGACTCTGGCGCGCTGGATCAAGCCGGCGGGGGGCGTGAGCCTGGCTGCCGGTGAGGGGCGCGCTCTAGGGGGTGACGCCGATGCCGCCGCGCTGCCTCCGGCGATCGCGGGTATCGATATGAAGGCCGGAATGGCGACCGCGATGAACGACGCCGCGCTGTATCGCCGGCTCCTCGTGCGTTTCCGCGACGGTCAGGCCGATTTCGCCGGCCTGTTCGCGGAGGCCCGCGGCGGCGAGGATGCCTCGGCCCCCGCGCGCGTTGCGCACACGCTCAAGGGCACCGCCGGGAACATCGGTGCGAAGGGCGTGCAGGCGGTTGCCGGCGAGCTGGAGTCGGCTTGTCGCGAGCGTGCGCCGGACCCGCAGATCGCGCTCCTGCTCGGCAAGGTCGAGGCGGCGCTCGGCCCTGTCCTGGCGGCGCTGCAGGCCTTGGGATCATCCACCGTACCGAGCGCGGATGCGGGTGGCCCGGCCGTCGACATGAGCCAGCTCGACGAGCTGGCAGAGCAGCTTAGGACGCTGCTCGCGGACAGCGACATGGAGGCCGCCGACTTGCTCGAGCGCCACGCGGCGTTGTTCAGGGCCGGCTATCCGGCGCAGTGGTCGCAGATCCGGAAAGGCGTGTCGGATTTCGATTTCGATTCCGCTCTCACCGCGCTCGATGAGGCACAGGGGCGCGTGAGGGCCTGA
- a CDS encoding two-component system response regulator encodes MATSDTDGNLAGIPRHTVLLVDDTHDNLTLMTDLLKGLYKVKAATSGEKALRVARSENPPDLILLDIMMPGMDGYEVCRQLKLDAATRDIPVIFLTALSDVEDESKGLELGAVDYLSKPVSPPIVLARVKNHLLLKASADFLRDKSTFLEQEVERRTQEIVAIQDVTILAMASLAETRDSETGNHIRRTQFYVRALAQKLQTHPRFAAMLTDDYINRLFKSAPLHDIGKIGIPDHILLKPGRFEPHEFEVMKTHTTLGKQAIEHAERVLGTPVPFLSMAKEIAFSHQEKWNGSGYPQGLAGEDIPLSARLMAVADVYDALISRRVYKEGMPHDKAIGIMVEGRGSHFDPDMVDALVEIQHDFQEIARRFHDTDHDMAEKKALIEGVVGSQP; translated from the coding sequence ATGGCTACGAGCGACACCGACGGCAACCTCGCGGGCATCCCCCGCCACACCGTATTGTTGGTCGACGATACGCACGACAACCTCACCCTGATGACGGACCTGCTCAAGGGCCTCTACAAGGTGAAGGCCGCCACGAGCGGCGAGAAGGCGCTGCGGGTCGCGCGTTCCGAGAATCCGCCAGACCTGATCCTGCTCGACATCATGATGCCGGGCATGGATGGCTACGAGGTCTGTCGCCAGCTCAAGCTCGACGCGGCGACCCGCGACATCCCGGTGATCTTCCTTACCGCGCTGAGCGATGTCGAAGACGAAAGCAAAGGCCTCGAACTCGGCGCGGTGGACTACCTGAGCAAGCCGGTCAGTCCGCCGATCGTGCTCGCGCGGGTGAAGAATCACCTCCTGCTCAAGGCCAGCGCCGACTTCCTGCGCGACAAGAGCACCTTCCTGGAGCAGGAGGTCGAGCGCCGGACCCAGGAGATCGTGGCGATCCAGGACGTGACGATCCTCGCCATGGCCTCGCTGGCCGAAACCCGCGATTCGGAGACGGGCAACCACATCCGCCGGACCCAGTTCTATGTCAGGGCGCTCGCCCAGAAGCTGCAAACGCATCCGCGCTTTGCGGCGATGCTGACGGACGACTACATCAACAGGCTCTTCAAGTCGGCGCCGCTGCATGACATCGGCAAGATCGGCATCCCTGACCATATCCTGCTCAAGCCCGGTCGCTTCGAGCCGCACGAGTTCGAGGTCATGAAGACCCACACCACGCTCGGAAAACAGGCGATCGAGCACGCAGAGCGCGTGCTGGGAACGCCGGTGCCCTTCCTTTCGATGGCCAAGGAGATTGCCTTCTCTCACCAGGAGAAATGGAACGGGTCGGGTTATCCGCAAGGGCTAGCTGGCGAGGACATCCCGCTCTCGGCTCGCCTGATGGCGGTGGCGGACGTCTATGACGCGCTGATCAGCCGCCGGGTCTACAAGGAGGGCATGCCGCACGACAAGGCGATCGGGATCATGGTCGAAGGCCGCGGCAGCCACTTCGATCCCGACATGGTCGATGCGCTGGTGGAGATTCAGCACGACTTCCAGGAGATCGCGCGGCGCTTCCACGACACCGACCATGACATGGCGGAGAAGAAGGCGCTGATCGAGGGCGTGGTGGGGAGCCAACCGTGA
- a CDS encoding hybrid sensor histidine kinase/response regulator encodes MSAPVSAFVPEAAPPFRQRLEQATVLVVDDLYPMRRLLSDQLRELGAKHILEAPNGVEALAILLKEPVTLVIADWNMPVLSGLDLLLAVRADPQLAFLPFIMITAEARRERIQQVIDAGVTALLVKPYTSAYLAERLERALMRDVPWASLSGAPASGASQEDGEVAPGLTVAPARTSARPPRASPGKPTVLAVDDTPDNLSLLGELFKGEYRVRIAHNGEKALAICHSETPPDLVLLDVMMPGIDGFEVAAKLRAHPASEHIPIIFVTALSDEESRQKGMELGAVDFVTKPVEPNLLRLRVRNFMRYINLHRQLQSDYDTMLEASRLREDVDQIVRHDLKGPLASVVGLTQDLIENSTLRSEQCDQLRLIESAALHTLDTINLSAELYKIEAGRFELQPRAVPLARIIRRLVFTACKIYAAKGLEITLRSVDGLEAEAEARGDPGFCHSLLQNLLKNACEAAPVGSRIVLTLSAVEAITVSIENSGVVPIAIRSRFFDKYSTAGKEGGTGLGTYSAKLLTEAQGGSIVMETSDEQNLTRLTVCLPKMETGGK; translated from the coding sequence GTGAGCGCCCCGGTCTCCGCGTTCGTTCCCGAGGCCGCGCCGCCGTTCCGGCAACGACTGGAGCAGGCGACCGTTCTGGTCGTCGACGACCTCTATCCGATGCGCCGGCTCCTGTCGGACCAGCTGCGGGAGCTCGGCGCGAAACACATCCTTGAAGCGCCGAACGGTGTGGAGGCGCTCGCGATCCTGCTCAAGGAACCCGTGACCCTGGTGATCGCGGACTGGAACATGCCCGTCCTCTCCGGGCTGGATCTGCTGCTCGCGGTGCGTGCCGACCCGCAGCTGGCCTTCTTGCCCTTCATCATGATTACCGCGGAGGCGCGGCGGGAACGCATCCAGCAGGTGATCGACGCCGGCGTGACCGCGCTGCTGGTCAAGCCCTACACCTCGGCATACCTCGCCGAGCGGCTCGAACGCGCCTTGATGCGCGACGTGCCGTGGGCAAGTCTGTCGGGAGCGCCCGCGTCCGGGGCTTCGCAGGAGGATGGTGAGGTGGCGCCCGGTCTCACCGTAGCGCCTGCTCGTACGTCCGCTCGCCCTCCGCGGGCAAGTCCCGGAAAACCGACCGTCCTGGCGGTCGACGACACGCCGGACAACCTGAGCCTGCTAGGTGAGCTCTTCAAGGGCGAGTACCGGGTCCGCATCGCCCACAACGGCGAGAAGGCGCTGGCGATCTGCCACAGCGAGACACCGCCGGACCTGGTCCTGCTCGACGTGATGATGCCGGGCATCGACGGCTTCGAAGTCGCAGCGAAGTTGCGTGCGCACCCCGCCTCCGAACACATTCCGATCATCTTCGTGACCGCGCTGAGCGACGAGGAGTCGCGGCAAAAGGGCATGGAGCTGGGCGCGGTGGACTTCGTCACCAAGCCGGTCGAGCCCAATTTGCTGCGCCTGCGCGTCCGCAACTTCATGCGCTACATCAACCTGCATCGCCAGTTGCAGTCCGACTACGACACCATGCTCGAAGCCAGCCGGCTGCGGGAGGACGTCGACCAGATCGTGCGCCACGATCTCAAGGGACCGCTGGCGAGCGTGGTCGGTCTGACGCAGGACCTCATCGAGAACAGCACGCTGCGCTCCGAGCAATGCGACCAGCTGCGGCTGATCGAGAGCGCCGCCCTGCACACGCTGGACACGATCAATCTCTCCGCCGAGCTCTACAAGATCGAAGCCGGCCGTTTCGAGTTGCAGCCGCGCGCCGTGCCGCTGGCACGGATCATCCGGCGCCTCGTGTTCACCGCGTGCAAGATCTACGCGGCGAAGGGGCTGGAGATCACCCTCCGCTCCGTGGATGGGCTCGAGGCCGAGGCCGAGGCGCGCGGCGACCCTGGCTTCTGCCACTCGCTCCTGCAGAACCTTTTGAAGAACGCATGCGAGGCGGCCCCGGTGGGCAGCCGCATCGTCCTCACGCTCAGTGCGGTCGAGGCCATCACGGTGAGCATCGAGAACAGTGGCGTCGTGCCGATCGCGATACGCAGCCGCTTCTTCGACAAGTACTCGACTGCAGGCAAAGAGGGCGGCACGGGGCTGGGGACGTATTCCGCGAAGCTGCTCACGGAAGCGCAGGGCGGCAGCATCGTGATGGAGACGAGCGACGAACAGAACCTCACCCGGCTGACGGTGTGCCTGCCGAAGATGGAGACAGGCGGGAAGTAG
- a CDS encoding glycine betaine ABC transporter substrate-binding protein, producing MRALVGWAALAGALLASSSAWAAEPGLRVGSKRFTESYVLGEILTQTAARFGPAQHVQGLGNTTVVFNALRQGSIDLYPEYTGTLELEILRHEKAGASLDALNRELAPMGLGVAVPLGFNNTYAIAVSEQKAHDQQLKRIGDLATHRETRFGISHEFLGRADGWPGLAQRYGLPQTPTGLDHGIAYEAVANGQVDAIDIYSTDAKIARYHLRVLEDDRGYFPRYEALILYRLDAAQRAPQAWAALQQLAGRIDADTMIRLNAQAELDGRSFADVARQFLAGSASPKSGASSWADKMFGPDLARLTLQHLMLVFLSVVAACAIGIPLGVLAAESAAGGVLLAAVGVLQTIPSLALLAVLIPVFGRIGTLPALAALFLYALLPIVANTVAGLREVPAGLKTAAQALGLGRAQILHYIELPLAGAVILAGIRSAAVIGVGTATIAAFIGAGGLGERITIGLAVNDHQMLLAGAIPAAVLALLIDGLFRLAERRLRHP from the coding sequence ATGCGGGCGCTCGTCGGTTGGGCGGCGCTCGCGGGCGCACTGCTCGCATCTAGCAGCGCGTGGGCTGCGGAGCCCGGCCTGCGCGTGGGCTCCAAGCGATTCACCGAGTCCTATGTGCTGGGCGAGATCCTGACCCAGACCGCAGCCCGCTTCGGCCCCGCACAACATGTGCAGGGACTGGGCAACACCACGGTCGTGTTCAACGCCCTGCGCCAGGGCAGCATCGATCTCTACCCTGAATACACCGGCACGCTGGAGCTGGAGATCCTCCGCCATGAGAAGGCCGGCGCGAGTCTCGACGCGCTCAATCGCGAGCTCGCACCGATGGGCCTGGGCGTCGCGGTGCCGCTGGGTTTCAACAACACTTACGCGATCGCGGTCTCCGAACAGAAAGCGCACGACCAGCAGCTCAAGCGGATCGGCGACCTGGCCACGCATCGCGAAACGCGCTTCGGCATCTCGCACGAATTCCTCGGCCGTGCGGACGGCTGGCCGGGACTCGCGCAGCGCTATGGCCTGCCGCAGACACCGACCGGCCTTGACCACGGCATCGCCTACGAGGCCGTTGCCAACGGCCAGGTCGACGCGATCGACATCTATTCCACCGACGCCAAGATCGCGCGCTACCACCTGCGCGTGCTGGAGGACGACCGCGGCTACTTCCCGCGCTACGAGGCGCTCATCCTCTACCGGCTCGATGCGGCGCAACGCGCGCCGCAGGCCTGGGCTGCGCTGCAGCAACTGGCCGGGCGCATCGATGCCGACACCATGATCCGGCTCAACGCGCAGGCCGAGCTCGATGGCCGCAGCTTCGCCGACGTGGCGCGGCAGTTCCTGGCCGGCAGCGCGTCGCCCAAGTCCGGCGCTTCGAGCTGGGCCGACAAGATGTTCGGCCCCGATCTCGCACGCCTGACCCTGCAACACCTGATGCTGGTCTTCCTTTCGGTAGTGGCCGCCTGTGCGATCGGCATCCCGCTGGGCGTCCTCGCCGCGGAGAGCGCCGCGGGCGGTGTCCTGCTCGCCGCGGTCGGCGTGCTGCAGACCATACCGTCGCTCGCGCTGCTGGCCGTGCTGATCCCGGTGTTCGGACGCATCGGCACGCTTCCGGCGCTGGCCGCGCTCTTCCTCTATGCCCTGCTGCCCATCGTCGCGAACACCGTGGCCGGCCTGCGCGAAGTCCCTGCCGGGCTCAAGACCGCGGCCCAGGCGCTGGGCCTCGGCCGCGCCCAGATCCTGCATTACATCGAGCTCCCGCTGGCGGGCGCCGTCATCCTTGCCGGCATTCGCAGTGCGGCGGTGATCGGCGTCGGCACCGCCACCATCGCCGCCTTCATCGGCGCTGGCGGCCTGGGTGAGCGGATCACCATCGGGCTCGCGGTCAACGATCACCAGATGCTGCTGGCCGGTGCGATTCCCGCGGCGGTCCTGGCCCTGCTGATCGACGGCCTCTTCCGCCTGGCGGAAAGGCGGCTCCGCCACCCCTAG
- the egtD gene encoding L-histidine N(alpha)-methyltransferase has translation MKTATLAKLASRERDLGDFGNALVEAFSSRPRTISPKFFYDAKGSALFDQICGLPEYYPTRTEIGLLRRHASEIAECVGEHADIIEFGAGSVLKIRLLLDALPTARRFLPIDISGEHLLAASAELKKDYPSIAIHPVVGDFTRPIALPSLPVDGRRVGFFPGSSIGNFTPDEAQRFLRQAAVLLRGGGMLIGVDLVKDPAVLHAAYNDAAGITAAFNRNLLERAQRELDAELDAEAFAHYAFYNPLLQRIEMHLINMRPQVLRIGDLRFPLQEGDSLHTENSHKFSVEGFRALAVAAGFRPGRVWCDPDHLFSLHWLDAPH, from the coding sequence ATGAAGACCGCCACCCTTGCCAAGCTCGCCTCGCGCGAACGTGACCTCGGTGATTTCGGCAATGCGCTGGTGGAGGCCTTCTCCAGTCGCCCGCGCACGATCTCCCCGAAGTTCTTCTACGATGCAAAGGGCTCGGCGCTGTTCGACCAGATCTGCGGCCTGCCCGAGTACTACCCGACGCGCACGGAGATCGGGCTGCTGCGCCGACACGCCAGCGAGATTGCCGAATGCGTCGGCGAGCACGCCGACATCATCGAGTTCGGCGCGGGTTCGGTGCTCAAGATCCGCCTGTTGCTCGACGCGCTACCCACCGCACGTCGTTTCCTGCCGATCGATATCTCCGGTGAGCATCTGCTGGCCGCCAGCGCCGAACTGAAGAAGGACTACCCGAGCATCGCGATCCATCCGGTCGTGGGTGACTTCACCCGGCCGATCGCACTGCCCAGTCTGCCGGTGGACGGCCGCCGCGTCGGCTTCTTCCCGGGTTCGAGCATCGGCAACTTCACGCCGGATGAAGCCCAGCGCTTCCTGCGCCAGGCCGCCGTGCTGCTACGTGGCGGCGGCATGCTGATCGGCGTGGATCTGGTCAAGGACCCTGCCGTGCTGCACGCCGCCTACAACGACGCGGCCGGCATCACCGCCGCCTTCAACCGCAACCTGCTGGAGCGTGCGCAGCGCGAGCTGGACGCGGAGCTGGATGCGGAGGCTTTCGCTCACTACGCCTTCTACAACCCCTTGCTCCAGCGCATCGAGATGCACCTGATCAACATGCGCCCACAGGTGCTGCGGATCGGTGATCTCCGCTTCCCCTTGCAAGAAGGCGATTCGCTCCACACCGAGAACTCGCACAAGTTCAGCGTCGAGGGTTTCCGCGCGCTTGCGGTGGCGGCCGGCTTCCGGCCGGGGCGCGTGTGGTGCGATCCGGACCATCTGTTCAGCCTGCACTGGCTGGATGCGCCGCACTGA